The Arachidicoccus terrestris genome includes the window TGTAAATTGCTTACCAACGGGAAGGTGACCTGATCTTCTATCAGCTGTGGATCCCTGCCCATCCACTGGGTAAAGACAATCACTTCATTGGCAGACAAATCGGGAATGGCGTCAACAGGTGTTTGATTCAGACTATATATCCCGAGTCCTATGAGCCCCAGTGTAATAACGATCACAATGAAGCGGTTGTGGATAGACCACGAAATAATTTTATTGATCATGATGATCATGCTTTTTCATTACTGCCATAACAGCAATAATCCTGATGTAAAAATGAAAAGAAGAAAGTGGCAAATACAAATGCCAAAGCCAGACAAACAAAAGTCTGCCTGGTATCAGGAAAGCTTGAAAATCAAATTAGAAAACTACAGTTCTTTAAGTAAACGGGAATATTGTTTGGTAAGGGTGGTCCGTGAGCCAAAAAGCTACTCTTGGCCTCCCCTACATCAAAGCTCAATGGAGTGGGTTCTGGAAAATCCGGCAATATAGCGATGAAGGAATAGGCGGCCGGAACGGCTATATTTGACGCGTTTTGTTGCGCCCGCTCTATTTTTAACTGTTTATGAACATTCTTGCAACAGTTTTTTCCCATGAAGGACGACTCCATGCCGCAGCTATTATTTCCTGCAGTCGATGTACCTGCATAGCTGAATTCCGCATGGTCCAATACACCGCAGCAATAATGTAAGTTCATCCCCACGCCGCCTATGGCCACGAAATAAACAAAAGATAATATAACTGCGAATACCTTTTTCATGTAAAGTAGAGGATAAAGGTATTCATTTATTTTGATAATGGTCGTATTATTTGTCACCAGAAATCCTTATAGGTATCATAAATCACATTAAAGCCGGATCTGCGATCCGATTTCAAAGACCCGGTCGTTAGGCAGATTAAAGTACCTGGTGGCTCTGACCGAATTTCTTATTAAAAACTCATACAACATTTCCCTTAATGGGTGCATTCCTGTAGTCTTTGTTATGACAACGGATTCTTTTCCAAGAAAATAAGTCGCATGTTCATCTAAAACAAATCCCGGATAATTGATTCGTTTAAGCACCCTGGGTACATCCGGTGCATCCATATAACCAAAACGGATTTTGACCTGTATCATAGCGTCATCTATTCGTTGCACCTCGTAATTATTGATTGCACCTGCATAAGGAATAGTAAGATGCTCAACAGTCAAAAGAACGATATGCGCATGCAGTATTTTATTATGTTGCAGATTAAAAACCAGTGTCGGGGGAATGTTTTTCGGATTACTCGACATATAAATAGCCGTACCGCTTACGATATGCTCGGCTTTGCGCTTATAATACTGAATAAACTTTGGAATAGCGTCTGTCACCTTCTTGAGCTGAATATTCATCATCCTGCGACCTTTATACCAGGTAAGCATAATATAGAATATGGCGCCTGCTACAATCAAAGGAAGCCAGCCACCGAAAGGGATCTTAATAATGTTAGAAAAGAAAAACAGTGAATCAATCGACAAGAAAAAAACAGTAATAACGATTGCTAGAGGTCGTTTCCACTTCCACAGTTTAGTCATGGCTACATATGCCATTATAGTCGTGATCACCATGGTCGTAGAAACGGCAACACCGTATGCGGCAGCCAGATTGCCCGAGGTTCTGAAAAAGACTACGAGGGCAACAATAGCTATAAACAGCATCCAGTTCAGCTGTGGTATATATATCTGGCCTTTTTCAGAGGCGGAGGTATGCACCACCTGAAATCTGGGTAAGAAGCCCAGTTGTATGGCCTGATAGGTTAGGCTGAACGCACCTGAGATCACTGCCTGAGAAGCGATCACTGTTGCCATTGTGGCTAAAACAACGAGCGGGTATAGCATCCACTTGGGGGCAAGATGATAAAAAGGATTTACTGCGAATTGATGATGTTCAACCAATAAAGCTCCTTGACCAAAATAATTGAGCACTAAACACGGAAGTACGACAAAAAACCAGCTGATCCGGATGGGCTTTTTCCCAAAATGACCCATGTCGGCATATAGCGCCTCTCCACCCGTCACTACCAGAAAGACGGCACTTAACACCTTTAGTCCTGCAAGGCCATTTATTCTAAATAAATCAATGGCATATACTGGATTTAGGGCATGAAGAATGGTTGGATGCTTAAAAATTGAATTCAGGCCTAAAATAGCCAGTGTTAAGAACCAGAGTAAAATTATCGGGCCAAAGATCATACCGACACCCGCTGTGCCTCTTTTTTGAAAACAAAAGAGAATGAACAATATAAGTATAGTGGCAGGAATAATATACGGTTTAAAAAGAGGTGTAGCCACTTCCAGGCCTTCCATGGCACTTAAAACAGAAATGGCCGGGGTGATCATGCCGTCGCCATACAGAAGTGCCGCTCCGAAAAGACCGATCACCAGTAAAAAAAGGTAGGTACGCTTTTTTTTGGCGGGCAATACCAACTCCATTAAAGCCACAATCCCTCCCTCTCCTTCATTGTCGGCTCTTAATATCAGAATCAAATACTTAATACTGATTATAACGATAAGCGACCAGAATATCAAAGATAAAACACCATAAATATTCTCATTGCTAACATACATCCCGTGCTCACCGTAAAAACATTCGCGTAAAGCATATAAAGGACTGGTGCCAATATCTCCAAATACGATTCCAAGAGATGCTAAACTTATTTTAAGCAGTCTTTTTCTTATTGTATTACTATCATTATTTATCATACGACAATAAAGCTTGGGTGGAGTTTTTCTTAATAATTTTCGGTAGGGTATATTATATCTTCTTTGTTGGACAGCCTATAATGTCGCCGCTTTATCGGTAGCTGGATATAATATTGAAGCGTTTTTAAGAGGTCCATCGATCTACTGTTGTGCTTTAGCATTAAAAACCTAAAACATTTACCAAAACAAGATTCACCTAATTTTGAACAGCGAAGATACAAAATTCGCTAAAACGTTCATACAGTAATGCTATAGTTTGAACAAGGAAATGATTTCTATGAATCGTTCATATATACGACTATCTGCTTAAACGCACGATATTTCTTATCGTTTAGTTTTCCAGTGTATTTTAATCACACGAAAGCAGATGCTATACATAACGATATTTAAATAGCACTTTTTACTAACATTACTTTTCTGTTATTAAACAGCCGCCCAATTCGACAATGCAAGTAAACTTATGCGTTATCAATAAAAACATTTTAAATGCATTATCAGCGTAACAAGATTGTATCTGTCACGATATTAAACATATATTGACACTTTCCTTTAACGTATTGGCGTCTAGACATACTTATGGAAAACTTACCAATTCCCGATGTCCCAGTTTTGCCGTCTTCTCCTCAGGCCTTATCTTTGAAAACGTCAATGATCTTCTCATCCTTCTCAAAATATATACCTATGCATTATTTAGCGATTACACCTAACGTTCATAACATCGATAGCTATTGGACAAAATTCTTAGACGCTGCCGCCGTATGGGGGCCCAGGATCGCCATGGCATTAATCTCAACTCTACTCATCTATTTAGTCGGATCCTGGCTGATCAGGGTTGTAATGAAGTATGCGAACAAAGTTTTTGAAAGGCGGAAAATGAATATCTCCCTTAAGAAGTTCCTATCGAATATGATTAGATGGACCTTAAATATTTTACTGTTTATTCTGATCATTACCCAGCTCGGCGTCCATACATCCGTCTTTGTTGCTATGATAGGCGCAGCAGGTCTTGCTGTAGGCCTTGCCTTACAAGGCTCTCTGGCTAACTTTGCGGGCAGCGTCATCATCCTGACCCTAAAGCCGTTCAAAGTCGGGGATTATATTGAATCTGCCAATGGTCAGTCTGGGACCGTGAAGGATATCGATATCTTTGCCACTAAACTACTCACCCCTCAGAATCAGCTGGTTATAGTACCCAATGGCGCCCTTTCCAATGCCAGCATTATTA containing:
- a CDS encoding HYC_CC_PP family protein, whose protein sequence is MKKVFAVILSFVYFVAIGGVGMNLHYCCGVLDHAEFSYAGTSTAGNNSCGMESSFMGKNCCKNVHKQLKIERAQQNASNIAVPAAYSFIAILPDFPEPTPLSFDVGEAKSSFLAHGPPLPNNIPVYLKNCSFLI
- a CDS encoding potassium transporter Kup encodes the protein MINNDSNTIRKRLLKISLASLGIVFGDIGTSPLYALRECFYGEHGMYVSNENIYGVLSLIFWSLIVIISIKYLILILRADNEGEGGIVALMELVLPAKKKRTYLFLLVIGLFGAALLYGDGMITPAISVLSAMEGLEVATPLFKPYIIPATILILFILFCFQKRGTAGVGMIFGPIILLWFLTLAILGLNSIFKHPTILHALNPVYAIDLFRINGLAGLKVLSAVFLVVTGGEALYADMGHFGKKPIRISWFFVVLPCLVLNYFGQGALLVEHHQFAVNPFYHLAPKWMLYPLVVLATMATVIASQAVISGAFSLTYQAIQLGFLPRFQVVHTSASEKGQIYIPQLNWMLFIAIVALVVFFRTSGNLAAAYGVAVSTTMVITTIMAYVAMTKLWKWKRPLAIVITVFFLSIDSLFFFSNIIKIPFGGWLPLIVAGAIFYIMLTWYKGRRMMNIQLKKVTDAIPKFIQYYKRKAEHIVSGTAIYMSSNPKNIPPTLVFNLQHNKILHAHIVLLTVEHLTIPYAGAINNYEVQRIDDAMIQVKIRFGYMDAPDVPRVLKRINYPGFVLDEHATYFLGKESVVITKTTGMHPLREMLYEFLIRNSVRATRYFNLPNDRVFEIGSQIRL
- a CDS encoding mechanosensitive ion channel family protein; translation: MHYLAITPNVHNIDSYWTKFLDAAAVWGPRIAMALISTLLIYLVGSWLIRVVMKYANKVFERRKMNISLKKFLSNMIRWTLNILLFILIITQLGVHTSVFVAMIGAAGLAVGLALQGSLANFAGSVIILTLKPFKVGDYIESANGQSGTVKDIDIFATKLLTPQNQLVIVPNGALSNASIINYTQMGSRRTWFDIGVSYTANLKKAKQILMDVVAENRHASKEPAPQIVVTALGDSAVNLSVRVSADNAIFWDMREQLIIDCKAALDNAGIEIPFPQRDIHIINQ